In one window of Desulfovibrio sp. DNA:
- a CDS encoding MiaB/RimO family radical SAM methylthiotransferase, with protein MLTWKFFLVTFGCKVNQYETQALREAWQKLGGVECSTPVGADVVCVNSCAITSKGERDARNAVFRLRREAPKAHLILTGCAARLFADYKPRPGATWAAPDLLIAQEHKDVLLQGPWVTAPAGLHSLTPPAEHPTQISPPEADTKTAGAIADPAPVTVNVDSRPAQPEAFPPFAISTFKRARPVLKVQDGCAHRCTYCIVPLTRGRPHSRPLEDIVAEARRLLEAGHVEVMISGINLGQYGRGNDHLGDFWNLLRTLDAALSPDFAGQARFRISSLEPGQLNERGLDTLLGCGLLCPHLHISLQHGSQRVLKRMGRGHYSAAMLEKAVTSLSAHWPVMGLGADIIAGFPGETEEDVQELLALIERLPLTYAHVFPYSRRPGTAAERFDKQVPQALKLERAARIRQAVAQKQRAFLEAQLQIPHMLLAADVADVANVADVANMADVANVAGPDLNRARGGAAKPLKGVNEYYATCFMPRTPQTMNELAHPSYGRQPRAGLLAVRPVAVTDKGLLVEELPVSDNRAT; from the coding sequence ATGCTTACCTGGAAATTTTTTTTGGTCACGTTCGGCTGCAAGGTCAACCAGTACGAAACCCAGGCCCTGCGTGAAGCATGGCAAAAACTTGGCGGCGTGGAATGCTCCACCCCGGTCGGGGCTGACGTTGTCTGCGTCAACAGTTGCGCCATCACATCCAAGGGTGAGAGAGACGCCCGCAATGCCGTTTTTCGTCTGCGGCGCGAAGCCCCGAAGGCCCACCTCATTCTTACGGGTTGTGCGGCGCGACTGTTTGCCGATTACAAGCCGCGCCCCGGCGCGACATGGGCGGCCCCTGACCTTCTCATCGCGCAGGAGCATAAAGATGTCCTGCTGCAGGGGCCGTGGGTTACCGCTCCTGCCGGGCTGCACAGCCTGACGCCGCCTGCGGAGCACCCAACGCAAATCTCCCCCCCAGAAGCGGATACCAAGACCGCCGGAGCGATTGCAGATCCTGCCCCCGTCACTGTGAACGTGGACAGCAGGCCTGCACAGCCTGAGGCATTTCCGCCATTTGCCATTTCCACCTTCAAACGCGCGCGTCCCGTGCTCAAGGTACAGGACGGCTGTGCCCACCGATGCACCTACTGTATCGTCCCCCTGACGCGCGGTCGCCCCCACAGCCGCCCGCTTGAAGATATTGTTGCCGAAGCCCGGCGACTGCTTGAAGCCGGACATGTTGAAGTCATGATTTCCGGCATCAATCTTGGACAGTATGGCCGTGGCAACGATCACCTGGGGGACTTCTGGAATCTTTTGCGCACGCTGGACGCAGCGCTTTCGCCCGACTTTGCCGGTCAGGCGCGTTTTCGTATCAGCTCCCTGGAGCCGGGGCAGCTTAACGAACGCGGGCTGGACACCCTGCTCGGCTGTGGCCTGCTTTGCCCGCACCTGCATATTTCTTTGCAGCACGGCAGTCAGAGGGTGCTCAAACGCATGGGCCGCGGGCATTACAGCGCCGCCATGCTGGAAAAAGCCGTAACTTCACTTAGCGCGCATTGGCCTGTCATGGGGCTGGGCGCGGATATTATCGCCGGATTTCCCGGTGAAACCGAAGAGGACGTGCAGGAACTGCTGGCGCTTATTGAGCGCCTGCCCCTGACCTACGCCCATGTATTCCCCTATTCACGCCGTCCTGGCACTGCTGCAGAACGCTTTGACAAGCAGGTGCCCCAGGCGCTCAAGCTGGAGCGAGCGGCCAGAATTCGCCAAGCCGTCGCGCAAAAGCAACGCGCCTTTCTTGAGGCACAGTTACAGATCCCACACATGTTGCTGGCTGCGGACGTTGCGGATGTTGCGAATGTTGCTGATGTTGCGAATATGGCTGACGTTGCGAATGTTGCGGGCCCTGACCTGAACAGGGCCAGAGGCGGGGCTGCAAAGCCCCTCAAGGGCGTCAATGAATACTACGCGACCTGCTTTATGCCCCGTACGCCACAGACAATGAATGAACTCGCGCACCCTTCGTATGGCAGGCAGCCCCGCGCTGGCTTGCTGGCTGTTCGCCCTGTGGCCGTGACGGATAAGGGATTGCTTGTGGAAGAATTGCCCGTCTCAGATAATCGTGCGACATAG
- a CDS encoding M15 family metallopeptidase: MTRTVMQTLVFFLCLSLPLLEASPVAAAEGTGSPGHYSTPPDDSAAATPEVVAPAFGSRALCDSGPAPKTETPDELENLDANARLDIQCLKASYPQITGLVADDEGLWLLVGDKGRVLYSRHGSPKDMNIGPETADGWVVDVRASMADPYPLDPNRPDTPLGVSPGRKRSYDLLAALYGSTPAQVGKQLAPVKLLGQPLRLSAPAGKALAAADPALAEAVRIDPQLKAFLKMDGGFMWRRIAGESRLSPHAYGIAVDLSSRIAPYWRWSKLHPHPLQFSYPSAIVSLMEDAGFIWGGKWHEYDIMHFEYRPEIICKARAVRDRAVQ, from the coding sequence ATGACACGTACTGTAATGCAAACCCTGGTCTTTTTTTTGTGCCTGAGCCTGCCTTTGCTTGAAGCTTCGCCTGTTGCCGCTGCCGAGGGCACTGGGAGTCCCGGCCATTATTCCACTCCGCCCGATGACAGTGCCGCCGCAACACCCGAGGTTGTCGCGCCTGCGTTTGGCAGCCGCGCACTGTGCGACAGTGGCCCTGCCCCGAAAACAGAAACGCCGGATGAACTGGAAAATCTGGACGCGAACGCTCGCCTGGACATTCAGTGTCTGAAGGCATCGTATCCACAGATTACCGGGCTGGTCGCCGATGACGAAGGCCTGTGGCTTCTGGTGGGGGACAAGGGGCGAGTTCTTTACTCCCGGCACGGTTCCCCGAAGGATATGAACATCGGGCCGGAAACGGCTGATGGCTGGGTAGTGGATGTGCGCGCCAGCATGGCGGACCCGTACCCCCTTGACCCCAATCGCCCGGACACTCCCCTTGGCGTATCGCCAGGCAGAAAGCGCTCGTATGATCTCTTGGCTGCCCTCTATGGGAGCACGCCCGCGCAGGTGGGCAAGCAGCTTGCACCAGTAAAACTTCTGGGGCAGCCCCTGCGTCTTTCAGCCCCGGCGGGCAAGGCTCTGGCTGCGGCGGATCCTGCATTAGCTGAAGCTGTACGTATCGACCCACAGTTGAAGGCTTTTCTTAAAATGGATGGCGGCTTTATGTGGCGGCGCATAGCGGGAGAGTCGCGTCTAAGCCCGCATGCGTATGGCATCGCGGTGGATTTGAGTTCGCGTATCGCTCCTTACTGGCGTTGGAGCAAGCTGCACCCGCATCCTCTTCAGTTCAGCTATCCTTCAGCCATTGTCAGCCTCATGGAGGATGCGGGATTCATCTGGGGCGGCAAATGGCACGAGTACGACATCATGCATTTTGAGTATCGGCCTGAAATTATCTGCAAGGCCAGGGCCGTGCGCGACAGGGCGGTTCAATGA
- a CDS encoding universal stress protein gives MLTATPQNILLLLDEDSPAAVEAVRIAKASSARLTALFVLDATWNDYVGHDWLSGSGSRADFIDYVQQEEERSSVKAFYRLRNLAGEEMEIQCITKAGNVVDEARHEMEKGYDLLVASNPLQRGLERIRGNIAALCDHAPCRILLVPADI, from the coding sequence ATGCTGACAGCAACCCCTCAAAACATCCTGCTGCTTCTTGATGAGGACAGCCCCGCCGCAGTTGAAGCCGTGCGTATTGCAAAGGCAAGTTCCGCCCGGTTGACCGCCCTTTTTGTGCTGGACGCGACCTGGAACGACTATGTCGGGCATGACTGGCTTTCTGGCAGTGGCTCGCGGGCCGATTTTATCGACTATGTGCAGCAGGAAGAAGAAAGAAGCTCGGTAAAAGCCTTTTACCGCTTAAGAAACCTCGCTGGCGAAGAGATGGAAATCCAGTGCATCACCAAGGCCGGCAATGTGGTGGACGAGGCTCGGCACGAAATGGAAAAAGGCTATGACCTTCTTGTAGCCTCCAACCCCCTGCAACGTGGGCTTGAGCGGATTCGCGGCAATATTGCCGCGCTCTGTGACCATGCCCCCTGCCGGATACTGCTGGTACCGGCAGACATTTGA
- a CDS encoding biotin/lipoyl-binding protein, whose translation MSNEKQKMTVFKNDRHEDVASIIFAGLVVLFVLGYMAFIVPTVKVKASQDGKLISIAVEKGAQVKKGDTIYTLEVVEKKWKDNVMEEKVVTRDVSIKANGKVLEVPGKPGSAVKKGKDTIIVLDHEKGTLP comes from the coding sequence ATGAGTAACGAAAAGCAGAAAATGACAGTCTTTAAAAATGACCGGCATGAAGATGTCGCTTCCATCATTTTCGCCGGACTTGTAGTACTTTTCGTCCTTGGCTACATGGCCTTTATTGTGCCCACGGTGAAAGTGAAAGCCAGTCAGGATGGAAAGCTCATTTCCATTGCGGTAGAAAAAGGCGCTCAGGTCAAAAAGGGAGATACCATATACACCCTCGAAGTTGTTGAAAAAAAATGGAAAGACAACGTGATGGAAGAAAAAGTGGTCACCCGCGACGTGAGCATTAAAGCCAATGGCAAGGTGCTTGAGGTGCCGGGCAAGCCTGGCTCAGCGGTTAAAAAAGGCAAAGATACCATCATCGTACTGGACCATGAAAAAGGCACGTTACCTTAA